The DNA window TGGTGTGCTGCTATTTTATTATGGATGGCAGGGAAGAAGCATGTTGCAAATCGTTCATGGATTGCATAAAAAGATAGTAATAAGTGTAGACGATAACGAAAAGCGTTGGTATAATTTTATTGCTGTATTCAGGGAGTTCAGAGCCCGATATTAAATCCAACACGTATTACAGGGTTTGAATAAGGGGTCAATTCTGTTTCGGTTAAATTGACAAGAGCCATAAAAAACAGCGAGGAGCGCCCAAGGTTCTGAACATAGCCGCCTCCCACTAAGACCGAATTTATATTGGTTCTTGGATAATCTGGTGGAAATCTATAATCCGTTAAATTCAAAAGCTCATATTCTGCATGTGCAAAAAAGTTATCAGCAAAATGATAGCGTCCAAAGAAACGCCCGCCATATTGATTATCCTCAAAATTTAAATCTGAACGGCGAAAATATCTGTAAACCGGCCCGCCGCCTACCAGGATTTTGGGTTGAAGCCAAAGGCCGACTAAGGGCGAGATCTCAATAAAAGTGAACTGATTTCCAAATTGCAATCCCAGATTTCCACCAAGGTAAATTCTCTCTTTCAAAGGGATATTGGAAAATCGATCATTCCGGTCTTTCGCACTCTGTCCAAATGAGGAAGTTGAAATGATAATAAAAAGGTATAAAACAAAGATTCTTTTAATCATAACATTAATACCTAAGCATAAAAATAACTCTTTTGTTATAGGTGTATTATATTTGGCAATTCAAATTGTCATTTTTTGATTTCCCGAATAGTAAATATTTTTCCAAAACATATATATCTCGCTTTTATAGGATTGTTTATAGCTTCTTTAGTAGAGGCGCAAGAACATGAATTATCGCATAAACCGGCAAATTATAATCAGGATTACTTTTTAAATGAACCACTTCCAAATCTTGAGGTATTATGCCTTCCAAATCCCACATATGATACCACAACATTTGAATATGAATTGAAAGAGGCGGGTGAAGTATCATTGAAAATTTATAATGATATGGGCCATAAAATTGATGAACCCTTCAAGGAATTCAGAGAAGCCGGTACTTACACGATTCAATGGTCTCCTT is part of the Hyphobacterium sp. CCMP332 genome and encodes:
- a CDS encoding T9SS type A sorting domain-containing protein; its protein translation is MISRIVNIFPKHIYLAFIGLFIASLVEAQEHELSHKPANYNQDYFLNEPLPNLEVLCLPNPTYDTTTFEYELKEAGEVSLKIYNDMGHKIDEPFKEFREAGTYTIQWSPLNLKLKGGVYYARVGLGDKYRLLKVRYIE